The following is a genomic window from Alphaproteobacteria bacterium LSUCC0396.
TATCCAGCAATGCCGCAGATGGCAGCACATCTTATTCATTGTCATTGCAAATCCTCGCGCTTATGACGGCGATGACAGTTTTGCCTTCACTAGTGCTCGGTATGACTTCGTTCACCCGGATTATTATTGTGTTGTCTATTCTGCGCCAAGCGATGGGTACACAGCAAACACCCCCTAATCAGGTCCTAATTGCGATTGCGTTGTTCCTGACTTTTTTCATTATGTCGCCAACTCTGACTAATATTTATGAAACCGCTGCCGAACCGTATTTAAGTGGCAATGTTAGTGCTGAAAGTGCTTTGTCGTCAGCGAGTGGCGATATGAAAGAATTTATGGTTAAGAATACCCGTAAGGATGATTTGAATATGTTTATGGATCTAGCGGCAAAAGGCGCAGTTGAGACGCCAAAGGATGTTCCTTTGACGGTGTTGTTGCCGGCTTTTATTACCTCTGAGTTAAAGACAGCTTTTCAGATTGGCTTTCTATTATTTTTGCCATTTCTGGTGATTGATATGGTGGTGGCGTCTGTGCTCATGTCACTTGGTATGATGATGCTCAGTCCAATGTTAGTGGCATTACCGTTTAAATTACTTTTGTTCGTTCTAGTTGATGGCTGGAGCATGACAGTGGGTTCGCTTGTTGCGACCTATGTTGTTTAGCCTCTTTCAGTAGAAGGGTGCCGATTATGGGCTTTGATATGAATGTCGAATTTTTGCGGATGGCATTTTGGCAGATCGTTATGGTTGCTGGCCCAGTTTTGTTGGTCGCGCTTGCGATTGGTCTTTTCATTGGCATCATACAGGCGGCTACATCAATCAATGAGCAAACTCTCAGCTTTGTACCAAAACTTGTGGTGGTTTTGATTACCTTTGGATTATTGGCTAATCTGATGATGGTACAGTTAAGTGACTATTTTCATTTCATTTTTGAACAGGTCGCACAGGTAGGATAAATGAATGAGTGAGCTGGCATTGTCAAATTTGGGTGGTGTAGGCCCGCTGCCAGGTCTTAGCTTGCAATTTTTGATGGAGCTTCTTGCTGGATTATTTCTGGCAAGTTTACGCATTGGTGCCTTTTTGATCGCTTCGCCCTTTTTTGGAGGTAGTTCGGTTCCCTTGCAAGTCCGGATTATTATGGCAGTGCTTCTTGGGGTTGCTGTGGTTAATAATGTTGTGGTTCCGGACTGGCAAAGCTTTAACGCACTTACAGGCATTCGGGTGGTCTTAACCGAACTGGCCATCGGCATTGCATCTGGTCTGATTCTGACCATCTGGTTTTCAGCTGCGCTCCTTGCTGGTGAAAAAATTGCTAGTTCGGCTGGTCTTGGATTTGCAGCCCAGATTGATCCCGACTCGGGTGGACAAACGCCCGTAGTCAGCAAAACATTCTCATTGTTCCTTACGGTAATTTTTTTGTCATGGAACGGGCACCTGCTGGTGTTAAGGGCGGTTGCTGACTCGTATGAATATTTACCGGTTGGCGCGATGCCTGCTTTTCCAGTTTTGGTCCAAGGCGGGATTGCGGCGGCTGGTTCAATGTTTTTTGCTGCAACGATTATCATGCTGCCGTTGACTGCCTTTTTGCTCGCAATCAATCTGGCGATCGGTGTTATTACTCGATCAGCCCCGCAGCTTAATCTGTTTTCATTTGGTTTCCCAATCAGCATGCTGGGCATTTTTGTACTGCTCTATCTTTGGGTTGATGTATTGGGTGACGCGATGGATGATCTTTCCCGTTCGGCAATCGAAAATGTTCAATTTATTCTGGGGGCGATAATCAATGGCTGAAGAAGGTGATGACAGCCAAGAAAAGACTGAGGACCCCTCCCAACGAAAGCTCGAGAAAGCCGCAGAGGAGGGGCGGGTTCTTACCTCGAAGGATATGTTTGTCTTTACTGGCCTCTTTGGTGCTTTGCTAATGATGCTAGCGGTACCGGGCATTATTGAGCCGGTGCTTGGCAAGTGGGGAGCATTGCTAAGACTTGAGCGTGGAGCTGATTTGGATGCCCTAATCAGCCAGCGCATTACTGAGGGGATCAAAATGATCCTTATCACCGGCGTTGTTATCGGTGTTCCATTGATGGCTGTGGTAATCCTAACACAAGCAGCTGTTGCCGGTAATTTGAATTTCGCACCCAAGGCAATGGCGTTTAAGGGTAACCGTATAAATATCTTAAAAGGCTTGCAACGGATGGTGTCGATAAAGGCACTGGTCGAGCTCGGCAAGGCGTCACTAAAGGTTGTTCTGCTTTTTAGCATCGCGATTGGCATTCTTTATATGCAGGCTCCAAAGATTCTGAAGTTACCCTATCGATCACTTGGGGAAGCAGTGGCATCCGCAGGAACTATGTTTCCAGCAGTGCTCGGCGGGCTTTTAT
Proteins encoded in this region:
- the fliP gene encoding flagellar type III secretion system pore protein FliP (The bacterial flagellar biogenesis protein FliP forms a type III secretion system (T3SS)-type pore required for flagellar assembly.) yields the protein MAQDAASSLASNMAGLGAGLPALISSNAADGSTSYSLSLQILALMTAMTVLPSLVLGMTSFTRIIIVLSILRQAMGTQQTPPNQVLIAIALFLTFFIMSPTLTNIYETAAEPYLSGNVSAESALSSASGDMKEFMVKNTRKDDLNMFMDLAAKGAVETPKDVPLTVLLPAFITSELKTAFQIGFLLFLPFLVIDMVVASVLMSLGMMMLSPMLVALPFKLLLFVLVDGWSMTVGSLVATYVV
- the fliQ gene encoding flagellar biosynthesis protein FliQ → MGFDMNVEFLRMAFWQIVMVAGPVLLVALAIGLFIGIIQAATSINEQTLSFVPKLVVVLITFGLLANLMMVQLSDYFHFIFEQVAQVG
- the fliR gene encoding flagellar biosynthetic protein FliR; translation: MSELALSNLGGVGPLPGLSLQFLMELLAGLFLASLRIGAFLIASPFFGGSSVPLQVRIIMAVLLGVAVVNNVVVPDWQSFNALTGIRVVLTELAIGIASGLILTIWFSAALLAGEKIASSAGLGFAAQIDPDSGGQTPVVSKTFSLFLTVIFLSWNGHLLVLRAVADSYEYLPVGAMPAFPVLVQGGIAAAGSMFFAATIIMLPLTAFLLAINLAIGVITRSAPQLNLFSFGFPISMLGIFVLLYLWVDVLGDAMDDLSRSAIENVQFILGAIING
- a CDS encoding flagellar biosynthesis protein FlhB, producing MAEEGDDSQEKTEDPSQRKLEKAAEEGRVLTSKDMFVFTGLFGALLMMLAVPGIIEPVLGKWGALLRLERGADLDALISQRITEGIKMILITGVVIGVPLMAVVILTQAAVAGNLNFAPKAMAFKGNRINILKGLQRMVSIKALVELGKASLKVVLLFSIAIGILYMQAPKILKLPYRSLGEAVASAGTMFPAVLGGLLLMLAVIALLDFLWQRHTHIKSLKMSKQDQKDEYKQTEGSPEVKAKIRRMQMENSANAARQQAALDDVSSATAIITNPTHFAVALKYEVGSIEAPKILAMGRGKIAEMIIDRGKDANITIFRSALLARALYFSGEIGKEIPEMLYQAVAVILAYIYRIDRGEDLERPEIELPDDMRFDEFGKPLVNRAGGYDA